A genomic segment from bacterium encodes:
- a CDS encoding c-type cytochrome: MFKRDIVFVWLFAVVSLAILGWVVYLDFAPGYLEYQVQFRNLVADKLGPEKAAAVPRGVQQIWVKSANRVDRCISCHQGVTWKGLEEADQPFRTHPPEPLANHPIEKFGCTLCHGGQGFATELPDAHGWVEHWEDPLLDTTLSEEYGMDEPYGFVQMKCNVCHRYDKKTEGADLINRAKELVNAKGCRACHTINGRGGTIGPDLTKIGEKTGEQYDYSRLTTFPSVFAWQVGHLQDPKSYSPDTVMPDFGFDSKDAQALSLLLLSWREEPLPAELLPGAKLSDKATPEEAEKERLMREGEGKFFVEKTCFICHDVSSLGIESATKIGPDLAIAVEDAPRRFGVTLDEFLMNPTGTMSVVLSKQIVLTDDEKREAIRLLKVAHEKHVAAKAANKGLNPEGESIAPPGN, from the coding sequence ATGTTCAAGCGCGATATAGTTTTCGTATGGCTGTTTGCGGTGGTATCGCTCGCGATACTCGGCTGGGTCGTGTATCTGGATTTCGCACCGGGATACCTTGAATATCAGGTGCAGTTTCGCAATCTTGTTGCCGACAAGCTGGGGCCGGAAAAGGCCGCCGCAGTTCCCCGCGGAGTCCAGCAAATCTGGGTCAAATCCGCAAACAGGGTTGACCGCTGCATCTCGTGCCATCAGGGCGTCACTTGGAAGGGCTTGGAGGAAGCCGACCAGCCGTTCCGCACTCATCCGCCGGAGCCGCTTGCAAATCATCCGATCGAAAAGTTCGGATGCACGCTGTGCCATGGCGGGCAGGGTTTCGCAACGGAGCTGCCCGACGCCCACGGCTGGGTGGAGCACTGGGAGGATCCGCTGCTCGATACGACGCTGTCAGAGGAATACGGAATGGACGAGCCTTACGGCTTCGTCCAAATGAAGTGCAACGTGTGCCACCGCTACGACAAGAAAACGGAAGGCGCGGATTTGATCAACCGCGCGAAGGAACTTGTCAACGCAAAGGGCTGCCGCGCGTGTCACACGATAAACGGCCGCGGTGGAACAATCGGCCCCGACCTGACGAAAATCGGTGAAAAGACGGGCGAGCAATACGACTATTCGAGGCTTACGACGTTTCCGTCGGTATTCGCCTGGCAGGTGGGGCACTTGCAGGATCCAAAGAGCTATTCGCCGGACACGGTGATGCCGGACTTCGGATTCGACTCGAAGGACGCGCAGGCGCTGTCGCTTTTGCTTCTTTCATGGAGGGAAGAGCCGCTTCCCGCCGAGCTTTTGCCGGGCGCGAAGCTAAGCGACAAGGCCACTCCTGAAGAAGCTGAAAAGGAGCGCCTGATGCGTGAGGGCGAAGGAAAGTTCTTTGTCGAGAAAACGTGCTTCATCTGCCACGACGTATCGAGTTTGGGAATCGAATCGGCCACGAAAATCGGCCCGGATCTGGCGATAGCCGTCGAGGACGCGCCGCGAAGATTCGGAGTGACGCTCGACGAATTCCTGATGAATCCGACCGGCACGATGTCGGTTGTCCTGTCGAAGCAAATCGTCCTAACGGACGATGAAAAGCGCGAGGCGATCAGGCTTTTGAAGGTCGCCCACGAAAAGCATGTCGCGGCCAAGGCCGCTAACAAAGGTTTGAATCCGGAGGGCGAATCCATTGCGCCCCCCGGCAATTAA
- a CDS encoding ubiquinol-cytochrome c reductase iron-sulfur subunit: MSKSEIKPETGGERKAESGESSGRRRFLGTAGAAAVAAAFGIPVIMSVRSCVPNVLYEEPQRFKIGGLDKFTDGPTFIADKRLFVFRDKNTFHCIGATCTHLGCTVQLVRLKSGEPGNDYEFQCPCHGSKYHADGVNYAGPAPRPLPYFKIEIAPDDGQLVVDMSQIADRGWRLTV, encoded by the coding sequence ATGAGCAAAAGTGAAATCAAGCCCGAAACAGGCGGCGAGCGCAAAGCCGAATCGGGTGAATCCAGCGGCCGCCGCAGGTTTCTTGGCACAGCGGGAGCTGCCGCCGTGGCCGCCGCGTTCGGAATCCCGGTAATCATGTCGGTGCGCTCGTGCGTTCCCAACGTGCTTTACGAGGAGCCGCAGCGGTTCAAAATCGGCGGGCTGGACAAGTTCACGGACGGGCCGACGTTTATCGCGGATAAGCGCCTTTTCGTATTTCGCGACAAGAACACTTTTCACTGTATCGGCGCTACTTGCACGCACCTGGGCTGCACCGTGCAGCTCGTGCGGCTGAAAAGCGGGGAACCGGGCAACGACTACGAATTTCAATGCCCGTGCCACGGCAGCAAATACCACGCCGACGGGGTCAACTATGCCGGGCCCGCGCCGCGCCCTCTCCCCTATTTCAAAATCGAGATCGCGCCGGACGACGGCCAGCTTGTCGTGGATATGTCGCAGATTGCGGACCGCGGCTGGCGGCTCACGGTTTAG
- a CDS encoding cytochrome b N-terminal domain-containing protein yields the protein MATTETKPGNGKKINLPSAEDLTWSWSPRSERESGDAIVTNFFLHWFPAKISKRSIATSYSFWLGTISAILFLILILTGVILMFFYVPSVERAYQSVKDIEYAISFGRYLRALHRIAAHLMVAVVFLHMVRVFLTGAYKNGLFARQNRPLNWWIGLAMLLSTLLLSFTGYLLPWDQLAYWAITVGTNIAKAAPLVGEQLRFFLLGGHEIGQNTLIRFYVLHCFFIPAFLTMLFLWHMWRIRKDGGLACDDNLALNQKAQDAKPATSKTYSLLGITSGRTAHVEAALVDEDKHQVSSVPNLLKRLLIVGLLTFAVSSLFAVLLGSPLEEAANPFVTPNPAKAPWYFLWLQELVTITTIHIGKFTVNGAFIGGILVPGILLLWGIAQPLLDRSSAAATGVWFHPERKIHNAVFIAVCALVIVLTVVGTYLRGPYWHFFWPWEAWPVHPPRF from the coding sequence ATGGCAACGACAGAAACCAAACCCGGAAACGGAAAAAAAATCAATCTTCCAAGCGCCGAAGATCTTACCTGGTCGTGGTCTCCCCGCTCGGAGCGTGAATCCGGCGACGCCATCGTCACCAACTTTTTCCTGCACTGGTTCCCGGCGAAGATTTCTAAGCGCTCGATCGCGACGAGCTATTCGTTCTGGCTGGGCACGATCTCTGCGATCCTCTTTTTAATTCTAATCCTGACAGGCGTAATTCTGATGTTTTTTTACGTACCGTCTGTCGAGCGGGCGTACCAGTCGGTTAAGGACATCGAGTACGCGATAAGCTTCGGACGTTATCTGCGCGCGCTTCACAGGATCGCCGCTCACCTGATGGTGGCGGTGGTGTTCCTGCACATGGTCCGTGTCTTTCTCACGGGGGCGTACAAGAACGGGCTTTTCGCGCGCCAAAACCGCCCGCTCAATTGGTGGATCGGCCTCGCGATGCTGCTTTCGACGCTTCTGCTTTCTTTCACCGGATACCTGCTGCCCTGGGATCAGCTTGCGTACTGGGCGATCACGGTGGGAACGAACATCGCAAAGGCCGCGCCGCTGGTGGGCGAGCAGCTTCGGTTTTTCCTCCTCGGCGGACATGAAATCGGCCAAAACACTCTTATCAGGTTTTACGTTTTGCACTGCTTCTTCATTCCCGCTTTCCTGACGATGCTTTTCCTGTGGCATATGTGGCGCATCCGCAAGGACGGCGGGCTGGCGTGCGACGACAACCTGGCGCTGAATCAAAAGGCGCAGGACGCGAAACCGGCGACATCCAAGACTTACTCGCTTCTGGGAATCACGTCCGGGCGCACCGCGCATGTCGAGGCCGCGCTCGTGGACGAAGACAAGCACCAGGTTTCGTCAGTACCCAACCTTCTCAAAAGGCTGCTGATCGTCGGGCTCCTCACTTTCGCTGTCTCTTCGCTTTTCGCCGTTCTTCTCGGCTCGCCGTTGGAAGAAGCCGCGAATCCTTTCGTTACGCCAAATCCAGCGAAAGCGCCCTGGTATTTCTTATGGCTGCAGGAGCTCGTCACGATTACTACGATTCATATCGGCAAGTTCACAGTCAACGGCGCTTTCATCGGCGGCATTCTGGTGCCGGGAATCCTACTGCTCTGGGGGATCGCCCAGCCGCTTTTGGACCGTTCGAGCGCGGCTGCGACGGGTGTCTGGTTCCATCCGGAGCGAAAAATCCACAACGCCGTTTTCATAGCCGTGTGCGCTCTCGTAATCGTGCTCACGGTAGTCGGCACATACCTGCGCGGGCCTTACTGGCATTTCTTCTGGCCGTGGGAAGCTTGGCCCGTGCATCCTCCGAGGTTTTAG
- a CDS encoding FAD-dependent oxidoreductase: protein MAGRIPCQTGCPVLTDCGKYVQLIRDGRFEEAYLTARSPNPLASICGRICAAPCEDKCRRGKFGAPVSIRALKRFVTERFGVESRAPGTLHELEKGAEEPGNKYAWHLPKLKADAAGSLKGRKVAVIGAGPAGLACAHDLALMGCAVTIFEASGRAGGMAFHGIPEFRLQRGVLDKEIASIEELGVEIKYNSPLTAERGIAALKAEGYEAVFIAVGVQKGRALNCPGSDLDGIVRAIEYLININNGYRVPKAEKVLVLGGGFVAFDAARMALRASAADDAALPESSDMSAALDAARIALRAGAEVTLACLESYAEMPVTRSEQGREEFEQAMEEGIKFLPQRGIKSFEGDGRVAKANLIGVKRTYDDEGRFAPVYDETVSESAEADLVILAIGQQADLSFIADGDGIELTPMRTIKVDPETLATSAPGVFAGGDVAFGPRNLIDAVANGKTAARSIAEYIDKKPRPREFVFRFEKIPTRMYERSAEYDRRKRVPPPSVDIGRRTGISEVETGYDEHTAREQADRCLECHIQTVYDAEKCVLCNRCVDVCPENCLKLVPLEDIKLAPDELEAARRLCGASNGLAASAMIKDDEVCIRCGLCAVRCPTDAMTMEVLYYEQK, encoded by the coding sequence ATGGCCGGTCGGATCCCGTGCCAGACCGGCTGCCCCGTCCTTACCGACTGCGGCAAGTACGTCCAGCTCATCCGCGATGGCCGCTTCGAGGAAGCGTATCTCACCGCGCGCTCCCCCAATCCGCTGGCGTCCATTTGCGGAAGGATTTGCGCCGCGCCGTGCGAGGACAAGTGCCGCAGAGGCAAGTTCGGGGCGCCGGTTTCCATACGCGCGCTGAAGCGTTTCGTCACCGAGCGCTTCGGCGTGGAGTCGCGCGCGCCCGGCACTTTGCACGAGCTGGAAAAAGGCGCGGAGGAGCCGGGAAACAAGTACGCGTGGCATCTGCCGAAGCTCAAGGCGGATGCCGCGGGAAGCCTCAAGGGAAGGAAGGTCGCGGTCATAGGCGCGGGGCCGGCCGGCCTCGCGTGCGCGCACGACCTCGCGCTGATGGGCTGCGCGGTCACGATTTTCGAGGCCAGCGGGCGAGCAGGCGGGATGGCGTTTCACGGAATACCCGAGTTCAGGCTCCAGCGCGGCGTGCTGGACAAGGAAATCGCATCCATCGAAGAATTGGGCGTCGAAATCAAATACAACTCGCCGCTGACCGCGGAGCGCGGAATCGCGGCCCTCAAGGCGGAAGGCTACGAGGCGGTATTCATCGCCGTCGGAGTCCAGAAAGGCCGCGCGCTCAACTGCCCCGGAAGCGACCTGGACGGAATCGTGCGGGCGATCGAGTACCTGATCAACATCAACAACGGCTACCGCGTGCCCAAAGCGGAAAAGGTGCTGGTGCTGGGCGGCGGGTTCGTCGCGTTCGACGCGGCCAGGATGGCGCTGCGCGCGTCCGCGGCGGACGACGCGGCTTTGCCCGAATCGTCAGACATGTCGGCGGCGCTGGACGCGGCGCGGATCGCGCTGCGCGCGGGCGCGGAGGTCACGCTCGCCTGCCTAGAAAGCTACGCCGAAATGCCCGTAACTAGAAGCGAGCAGGGGCGCGAGGAATTCGAGCAGGCGATGGAAGAAGGAATCAAATTCCTGCCGCAGCGCGGGATAAAGAGCTTCGAAGGCGACGGCCGCGTGGCCAAGGCCAATTTGATAGGCGTCAAGCGCACATACGACGACGAAGGCCGGTTCGCGCCGGTTTACGACGAAACCGTTTCGGAGTCCGCCGAGGCCGACCTGGTGATTCTCGCAATCGGACAGCAGGCGGATCTCTCGTTCATTGCCGACGGCGACGGCATAGAGCTGACGCCGATGCGAACCATAAAGGTTGATCCGGAAACGCTCGCCACATCCGCGCCGGGGGTGTTCGCCGGCGGCGACGTGGCGTTCGGCCCGCGCAACCTGATCGACGCGGTCGCGAATGGCAAGACGGCCGCGCGCTCGATTGCGGAATACATCGATAAAAAACCCAGGCCGCGCGAATTCGTGTTCCGGTTCGAGAAAATCCCGACGCGGATGTACGAGCGCAGCGCGGAGTACGACCGAAGAAAACGCGTCCCCCCCCCTTCCGTGGATATCGGCCGCAGGACGGGAATAAGCGAAGTCGAAACGGGATATGACGAGCATACGGCGCGCGAGCAGGCGGACCGCTGTCTTGAATGCCACATCCAGACGGTTTACGACGCGGAGAAGTGCGTCCTTTGCAACAGGTGCGTGGACGTGTGCCCGGAAAACTGCCTGAAGTTGGTTCCGCTTGAGGACATCAAACTTGCGCCGGACGAGCTGGAAGCCGCGAGGCGTCTTTGCGGCGCGTCAAACGGGCTTGCGGCGTCCGCAATGATCAAAGACGACGAAGTTTGCATCCGGTGCGGGCTTTGCGCGGTGCGCTGCCCGACCGATGCGATGACGATGGAGGTGCTCTACTATGAGCAAAAGTGA
- the nosZ gene encoding Sec-dependent nitrous-oxide reductase, which yields MVKHVFSKAGLGWTAAAVALVAILLFACQGGGGGKEGGRAGRGITTGSAGDAASATYVPPGDLDKYYLFYSGGHSGNIYVAGIPSMRHISTIPVFTPYPATGYGFDDESKAMLGGYTWGDCHHPSISKTNGEYDGRWLFINENANNRVARIDLRDFKTKQIFGPIPNLSGNHGSAFVTANTEYVTYASRFSVPVPRGTYASIDQYASSYKGVVGCLKVDPNTGEMSNGFQILTPPFNWDLGSTGRGPSADWVAWTCYNSERATGELEKTAGANDRDYAIVVNWREAAAAAASGKGKDIGGVPVLDPKEVPGLCYLVPVPKSPHGVDFGPDGTYFVTSGKLEAVTTVYSFQKLQDAIAAKKFTGEEDGIPVLDYDAVIDREVQIGLGPLHTQYDDKGYAYTSLFIDSAIAKWDPKTGEVLDTIPVAYNIGHLMVPGGDSSKPYGEYVVALNKLSHGRHLNVGPSQPESSQLIDITGDKMKLLYDAFTEPEPHYAEACPAELLKPIEVYPKEENKDPMAVWDIKDAGITRNGNVVDVKMVMVRSTLYPTAIEVNKGDTVKIHMTNIEQTTDELHGFAINLYNINLVVDPGETKHVTFTADKQGVFPFYCTNFCSALHQEMQGYFLVK from the coding sequence ATGGTTAAGCATGTATTTTCCAAAGCCGGCTTGGGGTGGACGGCGGCAGCCGTTGCGCTTGTCGCAATCCTCCTCTTCGCTTGTCAGGGAGGGGGGGGAGGCAAGGAAGGCGGACGCGCCGGCCGCGGCATAACGACCGGAAGCGCGGGCGACGCCGCGTCCGCGACATACGTTCCGCCGGGCGACCTGGACAAGTATTACCTGTTTTATTCGGGCGGCCATTCCGGAAACATCTACGTCGCGGGAATTCCCTCGATGAGGCATATTTCGACGATTCCGGTGTTTACGCCCTATCCGGCGACGGGATACGGATTCGACGACGAATCCAAAGCGATGCTGGGCGGTTACACCTGGGGCGACTGCCACCATCCGTCCATTTCCAAGACGAACGGCGAATACGACGGCCGCTGGCTGTTCATCAACGAGAACGCGAACAACCGCGTCGCCAGGATTGACCTGCGCGATTTCAAAACCAAGCAGATTTTCGGCCCGATTCCGAACCTGTCCGGAAACCACGGCAGCGCGTTCGTGACTGCGAACACGGAATACGTGACTTACGCATCGAGATTCAGCGTGCCGGTGCCGCGCGGCACCTACGCGTCCATTGATCAGTACGCGTCAAGCTACAAGGGCGTCGTCGGCTGCCTGAAGGTCGATCCGAACACGGGCGAAATGTCGAACGGATTTCAGATTCTTACGCCCCCGTTCAACTGGGATCTAGGCTCCACCGGGCGCGGTCCGTCGGCGGACTGGGTTGCGTGGACGTGCTACAACTCCGAGCGCGCGACCGGCGAGCTTGAAAAGACGGCGGGAGCGAACGACCGCGACTACGCGATAGTCGTCAACTGGCGCGAGGCGGCCGCGGCCGCCGCGTCCGGCAAGGGGAAGGACATCGGCGGCGTGCCGGTATTGGATCCAAAAGAAGTGCCCGGGCTTTGCTACCTCGTTCCCGTTCCAAAAAGCCCGCACGGCGTGGACTTCGGACCGGACGGCACATATTTCGTGACTAGCGGCAAGCTGGAGGCGGTAACCACGGTTTACAGCTTCCAGAAGCTGCAGGACGCGATCGCGGCGAAAAAATTCACCGGCGAAGAAGACGGCATTCCGGTTTTGGACTATGACGCGGTAATCGACCGCGAAGTGCAGATCGGCCTAGGCCCGCTTCACACGCAGTACGACGACAAGGGATATGCATACACAAGCTTGTTCATCGACAGCGCCATCGCAAAGTGGGATCCGAAAACCGGCGAAGTGCTCGATACCATTCCCGTCGCGTACAACATCGGCCACCTGATGGTTCCGGGCGGCGACTCAAGCAAGCCGTACGGCGAGTACGTGGTTGCTCTGAACAAGCTTTCGCATGGAAGGCATTTGAACGTCGGTCCCAGCCAGCCGGAATCGAGCCAGCTCATTGACATCACCGGCGACAAGATGAAGCTGCTTTACGACGCGTTCACGGAGCCGGAGCCGCACTACGCGGAAGCATGCCCGGCGGAGCTTCTGAAGCCGATCGAGGTGTATCCAAAAGAAGAAAACAAGGATCCGATGGCGGTCTGGGACATCAAGGACGCGGGAATCACGCGCAACGGAAACGTCGTGGACGTGAAGATGGTGATGGTGCGCTCGACTTTGTATCCGACCGCGATCGAGGTCAACAAGGGCGACACCGTCAAGATTCACATGACGAACATCGAGCAGACGACGGACGAGCTGCATGGATTCGCGATCAACCTTTACAACATCAACCTGGTCGTGGATCCGGGGGAAACCAAGCACGTCACGTTCACCGCGGACAAGCAGGGCGTTTTCCCGTTCTACTGCACGAATTTCTGCTCGGCGCTTCACCAGGAGATGCAGGGGTATTTCCTGGTCAAGTAA
- a CDS encoding Rrf2 family transcriptional regulator: MRCAALPGILKISEASSLAIHGLGLLAAVTDRPLTTVEIAKVLDVSHAHLAKVFQRLARAGLVRSHRGPKGGFFLGKDAKTTTLLEIFESIDGPIAAEDVCSLSFPHCDASKCVVGRLVSDLTEKVRSVLSESRLSDLIGLYQNMYAARASAPAGGGGRQ, from the coding sequence TTGAGGTGCGCGGCTTTGCCGGGAATACTCAAAATTTCCGAAGCGTCTTCGCTGGCCATCCACGGGCTGGGGCTCCTGGCCGCGGTCACGGACAGGCCGCTCACGACGGTCGAAATCGCGAAAGTGCTGGACGTTTCCCACGCGCACCTGGCCAAGGTGTTCCAGCGGCTGGCGCGGGCCGGGCTTGTGCGCTCGCACCGCGGCCCCAAGGGGGGGTTCTTCCTGGGCAAGGATGCAAAAACGACCACCCTTCTTGAAATTTTCGAATCCATAGACGGGCCGATCGCGGCCGAGGACGTGTGCTCGCTCTCCTTCCCGCACTGCGACGCGTCCAAATGCGTCGTGGGAAGGCTCGTCTCCGATCTTACTGAAAAGGTGCGAAGCGTGCTTTCCGAATCAAGGCTGTCCGACCTGATCGGGCTTTACCAGAACATGTACGCGGCAAGGGCTTCAGCGCCCGCCGGGGGGGGAGGCCGCCAATGA